A genomic stretch from Pararhizobium sp. IMCC21322 includes:
- a CDS encoding ABC transporter ATP-binding protein, whose product MTAQPSGEVVLNLSGITKTFGPLVANDSISFSLKQGEVIALLGENGAGKTTLMNILFGHYVADAGTVTAFGHELPKGDPQAALDAKIGMVHQHFTLADNMTVLDNIALGTQSLFRPSFDRANANQRIVSHAEDFGLSVDPDALIADLSVGERQRVEILKALYRDARILILDEPTAVLTPLETDALFRTLKMLVAKGLSIIFISHKLQEVMAVSDRVLVLRGGKMVGEELTANTDRKALASLMVGEDIEPPKISEPQTGKTVFKLENVSAKGVGTGADLHDIFLELKAGEITGLAGVSGNGQAALAALISGTLSPSKGSIDINGEAIRSWSPRSALAHQIGRIPEDRHAVGMIGDMSVTENVVSERYLSSRFSKMGFLNWGAARRFAESIIRDFDVKCPSPEARVRLLSGGNMQKLILGRAFDGDPQMILASQPTRGLDVGAVSYVHAQLLKARARGAAILLISEDLDEVMTLSDQIIVMSKGRLSSPSRRGVRTIADLGTLMAGHGFEGASNTASKEPNHAA is encoded by the coding sequence GTGACGGCACAACCGAGCGGAGAGGTTGTTCTCAACCTCTCCGGTATCACCAAGACATTCGGGCCGTTGGTCGCCAATGACTCCATCAGCTTTTCCCTGAAACAGGGAGAGGTGATCGCCCTTCTGGGTGAAAATGGCGCTGGTAAAACGACCCTCATGAACATCCTCTTCGGCCATTATGTGGCGGATGCTGGAACAGTGACCGCATTCGGTCATGAACTGCCGAAGGGCGATCCGCAGGCTGCACTCGATGCAAAAATCGGCATGGTCCATCAGCACTTTACGCTGGCGGACAACATGACCGTGCTCGACAACATCGCGCTTGGCACACAAAGTCTGTTTCGGCCAAGTTTCGACCGAGCCAATGCCAATCAGCGCATTGTCAGCCATGCCGAGGATTTTGGCCTGTCAGTGGATCCCGACGCATTGATTGCCGATCTGTCGGTGGGCGAGCGTCAGCGTGTTGAAATTCTAAAAGCGCTGTATCGCGATGCACGCATTCTCATTCTTGATGAACCCACAGCGGTTTTGACCCCGCTGGAAACAGATGCCTTGTTCCGCACTTTGAAAATGCTGGTGGCAAAGGGTCTGTCGATCATCTTCATCTCCCACAAGCTGCAGGAAGTCATGGCCGTCAGTGACCGTGTGCTTGTGCTGCGCGGTGGCAAGATGGTTGGTGAAGAACTGACCGCCAACACGGACCGTAAGGCGCTGGCCAGCCTGATGGTTGGAGAAGACATCGAGCCACCCAAAATTTCCGAACCGCAAACCGGAAAGACCGTGTTCAAGCTGGAAAATGTGAGCGCAAAAGGCGTTGGCACGGGCGCAGATCTGCATGATATATTTCTGGAATTGAAAGCCGGAGAAATTACTGGTCTGGCCGGGGTTTCCGGCAATGGCCAGGCCGCATTGGCGGCGCTGATTTCAGGCACCCTGTCGCCGTCAAAAGGCAGCATAGATATCAATGGCGAGGCTATCCGCAGTTGGTCTCCGCGGTCCGCCTTGGCGCATCAGATTGGTCGCATTCCTGAAGACCGCCATGCCGTTGGCATGATCGGCGATATGAGCGTCACTGAAAATGTTGTGTCCGAGCGCTATCTCAGCAGCCGCTTCAGCAAAATGGGCTTTCTCAATTGGGGTGCCGCCCGGCGTTTTGCTGAAAGCATCATCCGCGATTTTGATGTGAAATGCCCATCCCCGGAAGCCCGTGTCCGGCTGCTCTCCGGCGGTAACATGCAAAAGCTTATTCTTGGCCGCGCCTTTGATGGCGATCCGCAAATGATCCTCGCCAGCCAACCAACCCGTGGGCTGGATGTCGGCGCGGTGTCCTATGTCCATGCGCAATTGTTGAAGGCCCGCGCACGCGGTGCGGCCATTTTGCTGATTTCTGAAGATCTGGATGAGGTGATGACCTTGTCTGATCAGATCATCGTCATGTCCAAAGGCCGTCTGTCATCCCCCTCCAGGCGCGGCGTACGCACGATTGCCGATCTTGGCACTTTGATGGCCGGGCACGGCTTTGAAGGTGCTTCCAATACCGCGTCGAAGGAGCCAAATCATGCGGCTTGA